One Osmerus eperlanus chromosome 24, fOsmEpe2.1, whole genome shotgun sequence DNA window includes the following coding sequences:
- the LOC134011384 gene encoding uncharacterized protein LOC134011384, whose translation MDSDTLVFCPFCGKHMSQLTRFCFSCGRSLEFLNGADQSEGPDVLQQCIPYFNEGHSYAAIVDMMSCLHGVHISLRSLKSKLNDAGLYRRKDFSSTNVIIRAIRLELRGPGQLFGYRMMWQVLKQKYNLRVKRDHVMNLLRELNPRGCERRARRRFIRRTYHSMGPNYIWHADGYDKLKPFGLALSGCIDGFSRKVLWLVCGSTNNDPTVIAHYFLSCVRNLGVIPMRLRTDCGTENGTMAAIQCTLRHHHNDYYSGASSHMYGSSTSNQRIESWWSIFRKGRAQFWMELFADLTDAGYFNGSHEHQCLLRYCFGDVLQKDLDECVRLWNSHRIRPSRTASCPGGLPNELYYLPHRFGSRDCGFQIEQTELDAFPEAHLTRAPCGDPNIQEYLDLAMEHNHLQKPEYWQSSTELYLRLKEIAQL comes from the exons ATGGACAGCGATACACTGGTGTTTTGCCCGTTTTGTGGCAAACATATGAGCCAAttaactagattttgtttttcgTGTGGTCGGTCTTTGGAGTTTTTAAATGGCGCAGACCAGAGTGAAGGACCAGATGTGTTGCAGCAGTGCATACCATATTTTAATGAGGGACACTCGTACGCTGCAATCGTGGACATGATGTCATGTTTACACGGTGTGCACATCAGCTTGAGGTCTCTGAAAAGCAAACTGAATGATGCTGGGTTATATCGCAGAAAGGATTTCTCCTCTACAAACGTCATAATTAGGGCAATACGACTGGAACTTCGTGGACCTGGACAGCTGTTTGGCTACCGCATGATGTGGCAGGTGCTCAAACAAAAGTACAATCTGCGAGTGAAGAGGGATCATGTAATGAATTTGCTCCGGGAGCTCAATCCTCGAGGGTGCGAGAGGAGAGCACGCAGAAGGTTTATAAGGAGAACCTACCACTCCATGGGACCGAACTATATTTGGCACGCGGATGGTTATGATAAACTCAAGCCATTCGGTTTGGCTCTTTCAGGGTGTATCGATGGATTTTCGCGTAAAGTACTGTGGCTTGTATGTGGATCAACAAATAATGATCCAACTGTGATCGCTCACTATTTCCTGTCATGTGTGCGAAACCTCGGTGTCATCCCCATGAGACTGAGGACTGATTGCGGCACGGAAAACGGGACCATGGCCGCAATTCAGTGCACCCTACGCCACCACCACAATGACTACTACTCTGGAGCGTCCAGCCACATGTATGGCTCATCCACAAGCAACCAGAGGATTGAGTCATGGTGGTCCATATTCAGAAAGGGAAG GGCTCAGTTCTGGATGGAGCTATTTGCAGACCTTACAGATGCCGGATACTTCAACGGGAGTCACGAGCATCAGTGTCTACTGAGATATTGCTTTGGTGATGTTCTTCAGAAGGActtggatgagtgtgtgagactgtggaaCAGTCACAGGATTCGCCCCTCCAGAACAGCATCATGTCCAGGAGGATTGCCCAATGAGCTCTACTACTTACCACACAG GTTTGGCTCCAGAGACTGTGGATTTCAAATTGAGCAGACTGAACTGGATGCCTTTCCTGAGGCTCACCTGACAAGAGCTCCATGTGGGGACCCAAACATTCAGGAGTACTTGGACTTAGCCATGGAGCACAATCATTTACAGAAGCCAGAGTACTGGCAGTCTTCAACTGAACTGTATCTGAGATTAAAAGAAATTGCTCAGCTATGA
- the LOC134011385 gene encoding uncharacterized protein LOC134011385 isoform X2, whose product MDSDRVVFCPFCGKHMSQLTRFCFSCGRSLEFLNGADQTEGPNTQGTSQQPDNAKQKKPCTSYKQFMEYRSAKSKERQSFNYGPRGRHRAKERKHVQINIGLMVPNGTDLKPLRGKTLPLFVDPEVAAPDVLKQAVQKMKTFNKDMPEGPYILLYPDCSEVVHVPGSERPFKLAEYKKELGRPYCRITFFICLETHFKGGATDNTSDSDSEIVIASRSTAEFNRADTVVFEPQNRSTPKLKPKDERDAPGHSATIRPGQIVISDAEDMDPSETNPDKTCYSKYTDLYAPGVEEEDEELVAVNVENFQHTAVEEMDITLPDIVANLALPIDHKSQQVQHLKG is encoded by the exons ATGGACAGCGATAGAGTGGTGTTTTGCCCGTTTTGTGGCAAACATATGAGCCAAttaactagattttgtttttcgTGTGGTCGGTCTTTGGAGTTTTTAAATGGCGCAGACCAGACAGAAGGACCAAACACACAGGGGACATCTCAACAGCCGGATAATGCTAAACAAA AAAAACCTTGCACATCATACAAACAGTTCATGGAGTACAGAAGTGCAAAGTCCAAAGAGCGTCAGTCTTTTAACTACGGGCCGAGAGGAAGACATCGGGCTAAAGAACGAAAACACGTCCAG ATAAACATTGGATTGATGGTGCCAAATGGAACTGATTTAAAACCTCTAAGAGGGAAAACGCTCCCGTTATTTGTAGACCCAGAGGTAGCAGCACCTGATGTACTGAAACAAGCTGTCcagaaaatgaaaacatttaacAAGGACATGCCAGAAGGACCGTACATCCTTTTGTATCCAGACTGCTCAGAGGTGGTCCATGTGCCTGGATCAGAAAGGCCATTCAAATTGGCAGAATATAAAAAGGAACTAGGAAGGCCATATTGCAGGATCACATTTTTCATTtgcctagaaacacattttaaaggagGAG cAACGGATAATACTTCAGACTCTGATTCTGAAATTGTCATCGCATCAAGGAGCACAGCTGAATTCAATCGAGCTGACACAGTG GTTTTTGAACCACAAAACCGAAGTACTCCCAAACTCAAACCTAAAGATGAAAG AGATGCACCGGGACATTCAGCAACAATTCGGCCTGGACAG ATAGTAATATCTGATGCTGAGGATATGGATCCATCTGAAACAAATCCAGACAAGACTTGCTAcag TAAATACACGGACCTGTATGCACCAGGtgttgaggaagaggatgaggagctGGTTGCAGTCAATGTGGAGAATTTCCAACACACGGCAGT GGAGGAGATGGACATTACACTACCTGACATTGTAGCAAACCTGGCACTTCCTATTGATCACAAGAGTCAGCAGGTTCAACATCTCAAGGGCTAA
- the LOC134011385 gene encoding uncharacterized protein LOC134011385 isoform X1 translates to MDSDRVVFCPFCGKHMSQLTRFCFSCGRSLEFLNGADQTEGPNTQGTSQQPDNAKQTEKPCTSYKQFMEYRSAKSKERQSFNYGPRGRHRAKERKHVQINIGLMVPNGTDLKPLRGKTLPLFVDPEVAAPDVLKQAVQKMKTFNKDMPEGPYILLYPDCSEVVHVPGSERPFKLAEYKKELGRPYCRITFFICLETHFKGGATDNTSDSDSEIVIASRSTAEFNRADTVVFEPQNRSTPKLKPKDERDAPGHSATIRPGQIVISDAEDMDPSETNPDKTCYSKYTDLYAPGVEEEDEELVAVNVENFQHTAVEEMDITLPDIVANLALPIDHKSQQVQHLKG, encoded by the exons ATGGACAGCGATAGAGTGGTGTTTTGCCCGTTTTGTGGCAAACATATGAGCCAAttaactagattttgtttttcgTGTGGTCGGTCTTTGGAGTTTTTAAATGGCGCAGACCAGACAGAAGGACCAAACACACAGGGGACATCTCAACAGCCGGATAATGCTAAACAAA CAGAAAAACCTTGCACATCATACAAACAGTTCATGGAGTACAGAAGTGCAAAGTCCAAAGAGCGTCAGTCTTTTAACTACGGGCCGAGAGGAAGACATCGGGCTAAAGAACGAAAACACGTCCAG ATAAACATTGGATTGATGGTGCCAAATGGAACTGATTTAAAACCTCTAAGAGGGAAAACGCTCCCGTTATTTGTAGACCCAGAGGTAGCAGCACCTGATGTACTGAAACAAGCTGTCcagaaaatgaaaacatttaacAAGGACATGCCAGAAGGACCGTACATCCTTTTGTATCCAGACTGCTCAGAGGTGGTCCATGTGCCTGGATCAGAAAGGCCATTCAAATTGGCAGAATATAAAAAGGAACTAGGAAGGCCATATTGCAGGATCACATTTTTCATTtgcctagaaacacattttaaaggagGAG cAACGGATAATACTTCAGACTCTGATTCTGAAATTGTCATCGCATCAAGGAGCACAGCTGAATTCAATCGAGCTGACACAGTG GTTTTTGAACCACAAAACCGAAGTACTCCCAAACTCAAACCTAAAGATGAAAG AGATGCACCGGGACATTCAGCAACAATTCGGCCTGGACAG ATAGTAATATCTGATGCTGAGGATATGGATCCATCTGAAACAAATCCAGACAAGACTTGCTAcag TAAATACACGGACCTGTATGCACCAGGtgttgaggaagaggatgaggagctGGTTGCAGTCAATGTGGAGAATTTCCAACACACGGCAGT GGAGGAGATGGACATTACACTACCTGACATTGTAGCAAACCTGGCACTTCCTATTGATCACAAGAGTCAGCAGGTTCAACATCTCAAGGGCTAA